The segment CGGCTACATCATGGGTATCATCGTCGGTGAGGGGTCATTCACCGGCGACTGGCGTAACCCATGCCTACAAATCAAGTTGCACCAGCGCGATCTTGCCGTGCTCGAGTTTCTACAAAACGCGCTGGGCGGCAAAATCTACGGGCCATACCACCATGGCGACAGGCGCTATTCAATGTGGATGCTGCGCGGCGAAGAGTTGGACCAAGCCGTAGACCTGTTCGTCCGACATCTTCCGCCTAGCCATCGTCGCAGCCAGCTTCTGGCCTGGTTAGCAAAATATGCCCACTGGAGCAAGCGATACGCTGACTATCTGAGACCCACCAGCAACCCAGAATCCCTCTCATGACCGACCAGCTTATTCCCAAACTGCGCGAGTTGTTGCTCAACGAATTCTCCGAGCCCGAGTTGATCGCCCTCTGCAAAGACATTGGCCTCGACTACGAAGCGTTGCCCGGCGCTGGCGCGTTTGGCAAAACGCGCGAGATCATCGAGGCAGCGCGCGCCCAAGACAAGTTACGCATGCTACAAAGCCGACTGCGAGAATTGAAACCCGAAGCCTATGCGATCAGCATCAGCGCCGCGGTCACACCGGAGGAGACGCAGGCCGACAGCCCGGCACATTCCGAGCGAGAAACGAAAGCCGGCTCGCTCGTGCCTCGCACAATCCCACCGCTGCTGATATTGCTCGCCTTGGTGATTAGCGCATCGTTGATTTTCTCCACACTGAGCGGAAATCCTGCAAGCCAGGCGATGCCACAAGCCGTCCCGGAGGTGACGTCTACCTCGCGCCCCCAACCCACGCTCGCGGCGAGCGCGCCGACTGTTCAGCCCGAAACCATTGCCGCAATGGCAACACCGGCCAACAGCCCATCGGCCGCGGCCGATGGCTTCCCAACCGCTCCGGCCGAAATGCCCGAGGCGGACAGCAGCGCAATGGCTGCTTCGACCGCACTACCCACACCTGAGCCGACAGCGCTACCCACGCCTGAGCCGGCGCCAACTCTCCCGCCGTCGCCAACCGCAACCGACGCACTCACTGCTGAAGAAGCCCATCCAGCCGCTATGACCATCCGCCAAATCAACGATCAGCTCATGCTGTTCTACACCGGCAAGGCGAGCGCTGACGACCTGGAATATTTCTGGACGAGCAGGGCGCTGAAGACGGTCATGGACTTCGGCAACATACGCCTGCCACGCGCGATGCGCATCGCGCCCAATCGGCGCGACGCCCTAGAAATTAAGCACGAGTATCTCCGCGCGCCTCGGATCATCTCGGAAACAGAGAGCGGCGCAGTCGTTGCCAGCCGCGAATTCTGGCACTATGCCAACGCATTAAATCGCAACGAGGTCTGCGAAGTGCGCGATTACATCTACGACATGGTGCGAGATGAGGAGCGCTACCGCGTGCGTTCGATACAGAGCCGGTTAGTGCAATCGGGTTGCGAAAGCTGAAACCGTGCACCGACGATGGAATCAGCCTTCGACCTGGCAGCCCAGGGCTTCCTTGGCGATGATGAGCAGGTGGGCGTAGCCCTCGACCAGGCCGGCGATTGTGATTGCGCGCCTTGACGCTCAACTTGTCTGAGCTGCTCGCTCATGTATCCACGCCGCTGTGTCACACGCCGATGGGCGGATAGATATCACGGCTGCACCGCTTCAACCGTAGCCGATGCTTTTTACATAAATTATAGCTTACTAGGTAAAACAGGGGCCCGGTCATCGGCGGCAGGGCCGCGCATCTACCATCGCTCTACCGAGTGAGCGCCATCGCGCAGCCGCTTCATCAAGATCAACTTAACTCACCTCTCATGCAAGGCCGATACACTGAAACCTGGCCATCGGCTGACGCGTGAGACGATTCGAACGCGGCAGAAAGGACGCCTAAGGAGGCAAAATGACCGAACAAAAAACCGTTGCCGGAAACGGCAACCGCACGGCGACGTGGACGCTCATCGGCGTACTTGTTGGATTTTCGCTGCCGATCTTCATGTGCGTGTGCTTAATGTTGACCACGCTGGTTGGCTTCGGCGCATCGCTCGGCTCGTTGGGCGACCCCTCAACGGTGACGAGCGGGACGGCGATCGTGCCACGCCACATCTCCGGTCCGCTCACCGGCCCGGCGGTGGCCGTCATCAGCGTCAACGGCCCGATTGTCAGCGGCGAGGCGCCGGAGTTCGACCTCACCGGCCCTGCGGCCGTCGCGGCTTCGGGCAGCATCGTCCAGTTGATCCGATCGGCAGCACGCGACTCGGAGGTCAAGGCGATCGTGTTGCGCGTGGATTCGCCGGGCGGCAGCGTGATCGGCAGCGACGAGATCTATCATGCCCTGAAGCAAGCCAACAAGCCGGTGGTGGTACACATGGGCGCGCTGGCAGCTTCGGGCGGCTACTACGTTAGCATGGCTGCTGACCACATCGTCGCCCACCCCGATACGCTCACCGGCAGCATCGGCGTGATCAGCGAATTCACCAACATCGAGGGCCTGTACGAGAAGCTGGGCTTGAGAAGCACGGTCATCAAATCCGGCGAGTTCAAGGACTTCGGCAATCCCACCTCACCTTTCACCGAAGAAGACCGTAAGCTATGGCAAGCGGTGATTGACGAGACTTACGAGAACTTCGTCAAGATCATCGCCGACAACCGCGGCATGACGGTCGAGGAGGTGAAGCAATTGGCCGATGGGCGCATCTACACCGGCCGGCAGGCGCATGCGCTCAAGCTAGTGGATCAGCTCGGTTACTTCGATGACGCAGTCAAGGAGGCTGCATCTCGGGGCGGCATCACCGGCGAGCCGCGCGTGATCGAGTATCGCCGCCAGACGCCGTTCGCGCAGTTGTTCGGCGTGTCCGTGGCACGCGTGATCCTAGTCGCCCTGGGTGTGCCGGTCGAGCGGCTGAACGCAGCGCCGGGCGCGCTGGAGTATCGGTAGCCCATCGGCGCAACGACCGGCCTGACGCCCATGCGATTGCGCATCGGCAGCCGCGCGTGCGATTCGGAATAGCGGGGTAACTCGGCGCTACAGCGCTATGGCCTGCTTGATGATGGGCCCGGCAACGGTGAACGCCACGCGCACCGTCTGGAGCGGCGCTTCGTCGCCCAGCACCTCGATCAATGCGACGAGCGACGTGCCTTTGGGGATACCCCGCGGCAGCCACATCGTCGGCGCCGGCCGACGCTCCATCGCGCCCACCAGCGAAGTGCAGCGCAACACCTCGCCATCCTCGGTCAGGATGCTCACGTCAATCGAAGGGAATTCCTTGAACGGCGTCAGGCCCATCTCCACCGTCACGCGCGTGCCATCCGGCCAGGGCATCACGCGGTAATCGGTGATGCGCGCGTCGCTCGGCGGGCGTTTCGGGAGCCTATCGAACGGCCGACCGTCCGGGTCATCGTAGAACTGGATATCGTTAGGCATGGGGACATTATCCCGTGTTCACGGAAAGCGCTGCGTGAGCGGCTTGGGACGACCATGGCCCCATTACGACAAATGAGCCGTATTGAGAAGGGATTGGTCATCGCCGCTTTCTTCATGTGGAGCGCGATGATGGTTGGCGCAGGATACGTGGGGCGCATGCTGCTCGCCCCGGTCGAACTGCGCATCGAACGCGTTGACCACTACGGCGGCAATCCGCACGCATTGCTCGACGAAGCGTGGGGCTATGTGCGCGACCATTTCGTCGGCGTGGTGCCCGGCGATACCGTGCGCGAGTACGGCGCCGTGCGCGGCGCGCTGGCCACGTTGAACGACCCCTACACGACGTTCGTCGAACCCCAGGCGCGCGCGCTGGAGCGCGATCATATGCGCGGCAGCTTCGGCGGCATCGGCGTCAGCTTTACGCGCAACGAACGCGGGGAGATCGTGCTGTCGCCCATGCCCGATGGGCCGGCGGCCAAGGCCGGCGTGCGTGAGGGCGACATCCTGGTCGGCATAGACGGCACGCCCCTGCCTTCGCCCGCCGACCTGGAAGATGTCGCGCGCATCCGCGGCCAGGTCGGCGCGCCGGTGACCATCGAGGTGCTGCGCGGCCCCCAACGCGAGCGATTGACGTTCACCATCATCCGGCAGACGATCGAGGTGAACTCGGTGGAATGGCGTCCGATCACCACGACGGTGCGTGGCGCGCCGGCGACGATCGGTTACATGCACATCCGCAACTTCACCGAACGCACAGGTGAAGAAGCCAAGCGCGCGCTCTCAGCGCTGTCCGCCGCGGACTCTCAGGCCTATCTCATTGACCTGCGAAATAATGGCGGGGGTTCATTGGCTGCCGCCGTGGAGGCGGCCAGCGAATTTCTGCACGACGGCATCGTCGCTATTGAGCAGCGGCGCAATCAACCTGAAATCGTGCATCGCGTGCGAAAGGGACACGCCAAGCCGACGAAGGGCAAACCCATCGCCGTCTTGGTGAACGGCAACACGGCCAGCGCGGCGGAAATCTTCGCCGCCGCAATCCAAGATCACAGGCGGGGCGTGCTCATAGGCGAGAAGACCTTCGGCAAGGGATCGGTGCAGTTGATCTTCGACCTGTCGGATGGGTCGGCGGTGCGCGTAACGGCGGCGAAGTGGCTCACGCCGGAGCGACGAGCGCTGGACGGGGCCGGCCTGACGCCGGACATCGAAGTGGTCGGCCCTGAGGACGCACAGCTCGAACGCGCCATCCACGTGTTGAGCGAGGCCATAGGCAACGCCCGGCGATGAGGCGGCGATGTGCAGAAACAGACACGACGGGGTACACACGAACCACAGGTGAGGTAGATGATGGATAGATCGGATTCGGCCAGCAGCAGCCTGGTCAAAAACATCGCGCTGGGGTTGCTCGGCATGTTCATCGGCGCGCTGATTTTCATCCTCGGCATGACCGCCGGCGTCGTTTTGTCGCGCCCCGGCGGCCTGCTGTTCACGGGCGCCTCGCCCTTTCCACCGAACGTCGCCGCGAGCGCCGGCGATAGCGACGCCGCAGCCGGACAACAGGAATTGAACTTTGCGTTAATCAACGAAGTGATCAACCGCCTGCGCACACAGTGGTATGGCGAGATGCCGTCGAGCGCGCAGCTCACTGATGGCGCGATCAAAGGTCTGGTCAACGCGCTGGGCGATGAATTCACGCAATATGTCGAACCGCGCTTCGCCAAGCTGATGAACGAAGACATCACCGGCACATTTGAGGGCATCGGCGCGACGCTGAAACAAACGCCATCGGGAGGCGTTCAGATCGTGCGCACCTTTCCCGGGATGCCGGCCGATCGCGGCGGCGTGTTGCCCGGCGACATCATCGAGGCGGTAGACGGCGTCAGCACGCAGGGCCTTAACTCGACCGAAGTCGCGGCGATGGTGCGCGGGCCTCGTGGCACGACCGTGACGCTGACGCTGCGCCGCGCCAATCGCTCGCGGCCCTTCCAGGTGACGCTGGTGCGCGAGCGCATCGAGATCCCGCTCGTCTCCAGCCGGATGGTCGGCGATGGCGCGATTGGCTACATCAGCTTATTCGACTTCAGCCAGCCGGCCAGCAAGCAACTGGAGAAGCACCTAAAAGCGATCCTGGAGAAGCAGCCCAGGGCGTTGATCTTCGATCTGCGCGATAACCCCGGCGGGTTACTCAGCCAAGCCAGGGAAGTCGGCGATATCTTCCTCAAGCGAGGGACGTTCATCATCGAGCGCGACTATCGCGGCAACAAGAAGGTCACGTCAACGACCGATCGCGGCATTGCGCAGGATATTCCAATGGTGGTGCTGGTCAACGGCGGCTCGGCCAGCGCGGCGGAGATCGTCGCCGGCGCGCTGCAGGACAGGGGGCGCGCCACGCTGATCGGCGAAAGAACCTTCGGCAAAGGCTCGGTGCAATCGCCACAAACGCTTTCCAACGGCGGCCAGTTACGCATCACCATCGAGCGCTGGTACACGCCGAACGATCGCGCCATCCACGGCGTGGGCATCACCCCCGACTACGTCGTGAGTAACACGCCGGAAGATGTGCGCGACGGCAAAGATCCGCAACTCGAAGCGGCTATCGAGTTCCTCACCACGGGGAAGACGCCGGCGCCGACGCCCATCCCCACCGTCGCCCCAACACCGCTGCCATGAGATTCGCTTCTGGGCAAGAACAGGCCACACGCGCTGCCGACGCATCAAACAGGGCGTGCGCTTCCGACGCATCCGCCCTGTTGGCCCATCTGCCCAGAGCAACATGGCTGGCGCCGGTCGCCGTGCTCGGCGGCGCAGTATCCTCCGGCGCCGCCCTCGCGCGCCCTGGCTGGATGTTGACGCTGGCGATGGCCATGTTGCTGAGCCTGGCCTGGGTAGGGGTGTGGAGCACGATCGCCGGCGTGAACTGGTCCGCCCCCCCTGTCGCTCTGGCAACGCTGGACACAAGGCGCGCCGGTCAGGACGCTCCCCTACACTCAGCCGGATTCCGACGCGGCATACGTCTCGCTCCGCATCGGCCAGCTCGTGAATTGGCTAGAACGCGAACTGTTGCCGCGCTACGGCGCAATCCTGCTTTTGGGGTTGATGGGGCTGGCCATCATGATCGTGCTGGCGGCGGCGCTGGGGCCGGCAGCAACGCTGTTGGCCATCGGCGCGATTTGCCTTGCCCAGGTCGCCGTTGTCGCCTGTCGCGGAGACGGCGCTCCGAACGCCATTCTGGAAGGCGCAACCGTGGTCGGGCTGCCGATGCTGCTGGGCGCCGCGACCTTCGCACCGGTTACGCCGGACATGTGGCTGGTTAGCGTGGCGATGGCCATGGCGTTCGCCGGCATTCGCGCAGGAGCGCCGCGCATGCGCAACACCGGATATGCGTTAGCCGTTCTGGCGGCCACGCTCACGCGGCAGCCCATCGGCGCGTTCGCCCTAGCAGTCCTCTGGGCGCCGCAGTTGATCCTAAACTTGCCACGCAACAACTACGGCTGGCTGGCAATTAGCCTATTGGCGTTCGCCGTCGTGCGGGCGGCCGCCGGCTAGTCGTCAACAGCGGATCGCGCCGGCTTGCATCGGTTGCGCCCGCCATCCCAGAAATGCCCCTGGCCCTTTTCTTTTGCGCGGCGCTTATAATCTCCGTCAACCTCCATCGTGGTGGAGGGTGAGCACTTGGACTATCGCGCCAACGCGCGATGATCAAAAAGGAGCGCAAAAAGCATGCCACACCTCGGACCGCTAGAGATCATCATCATCCTGGTCATCGTCATCCTGCTGTTCGGCGTCGGCCGCATCGGCAAGATTGGCGGTGAGCTGGGCAAGAGCATTCGCGAATTCCGCAAGGGCTTGGAAGGCGACGAGCCCAAGAAGCCGAGCGAGACGACTACCGAAGGCAGCGAGACCAAGGCTTCATGAATTGAGAATGGAGATTAATCTCCAATCCTCCAATTCTCTAGTCTCTCTGGATGGCCAGGTCTCCCCTCTCTGCGCTCTCGTCGCTTGGGACGTTTAGCGCGATCTTGAGCGTGTTGCGCGAGGTAGATGTGCGTCCGGCGCGCATCGCGGCGGAGACACCCTTTCTGATCGCGTTCGTCAGCCGCGACGCGCAGTTAGCCGAACATCTGGCCGCCTTGATGTATCGCGGCGACCGACCGGCCGATACGCCGCCTTATCGCACAGCAATCGGCGCGCCGATCACCGACGCCGCGCCAATCTCGCGCGCGAACGTCGTGGTCATCGTCACGCGCGACGCCCCACCGCGCCTCGACGAAGCGTTGCGGCTAAAGCGCGCACTGGAAGCGTCGAACACGCCCGTGCTCATGTGCTTGGTGCAAGAGCGCAGCGCGCCTCCGCCGGCGCCGAGCGTCACCTCCGGCCATGCCGTCACGTTGCCGCTCGACGACGGCGCGCTCGACGAGCAGACGGCGATCGAGCGCCTGACGGCAGCGATCCGCCAGCTCAACGCCATTGATGACCTGGCCCTGGCGCGTCATCTACCTGCCTTTCGCGCGCCGGTGGTCCGCGCGCTGATCGAAGATGTCGCCGTGGCCAACGCCACGTATAGCCTGGGCTCCGGCCTGCTGCAAATTAACCCTGCCACCGGCCTGCCGGTCGCCGTCGCCGACACCGTCATCCTAACGAAGAACCAGGCCATCATGGCCTACAAGATTGCGCTGGCGATGGGGCTGCCCGCGGATTTCAAACACATCATGCCGCAGATCGCCGGGGTGATCGGCGGCGGCCTCATCTTCCGGCAAGTCGCGCGCCTAGCCATCGGTTGGCTGCCGGGGCTGGGCATCGCGCCCAAGGTGGCGATTGCGTTCGCCGGCACATTCGCCATCGGCGAAGCCATCTATCGTTGGAGCCAAGCGGGCGAATGGCTGACCGAGGATGGGCTGAGGGCGATCTACGCGCTGGCCCTGGAGCGCGGCAAGGCGCTGGCAGCCGGCCTACGTCAGCGGCGCGTCTCGCGTCCGGCCAAAGCAAAGGCCAAACCCAATCCACCCGAGCAAGCGATGATCGCGCTGCCGCCTTCGCCCAGTCACAACGGCGCGGCGCGACCGCATTGATGCGCTATGTTGAAAGTTGGCGATCCCGTCCCTGAGTTCGAGTTGATGTCCCAAAATGGCCCGGTCAAGTCGTCCGACCTGCTCGGCAGGCGCTACGTGCTGTATTTCTATCCGGCCGACGACACGCCGGGCTGCACGAAAGAAGCCTGCGGCTTCCGCGACAACTTGCCCAAATTCGAGTCGCTCGGCGTGCTGGTCTACGGCGTCAGCCCGCAAGATGTGTCGTCCAAGCAAAAATTCGCCGCCAAGCACGCGCTGAACTTTCCGCTGCTGGCCGACACCGATCACAAGGTGGCCGAGGCATTCGGCGCCTGGGGCGAGAAGAGCATGTATGGCAAGAAGTACATGGGCGTCCTACGCACCACGTTCGTCATCGGCGCCGATGGCAAAGTCGAACATGTCTGGGAGAAGGTGAAGCCGGAAGGCCACGCCGAGGAAGTGTACCGCTGGTTGAACCCGAAGGCCGAAGCGGCAGCCGCGCCCCGGCCGACGAAGAAAGCCGCGCCGGCCCAGAAGAAGACCGGCGCGAAGAAGTGACGGCCGTCCGCAGTCGGCGTGCAAGCTGGGTTCTCGTTTCGCGCGCGCCGCGCAGACCATCATCGCCGATAATCGCAGCCTCGATGCACCGTGGATGATTTCACCCCCGACGTCCTCGTCATTGGCGCCGGCCTGACCGGCGCGATGATCGCCGCGCAGCTCGCCGAGCGCAACGCGCGCGTCGGCGTCGTGGATGCCCGGCGCGTCGGCCAAGGGGCGACGCGTCGCGCGCTCGGCTTGGCAACGCTCAGCCCCCACATGGCGCACATCCAAGAGACGAAGCACGGGCTCCAGCGCCTCAAACGCCTCGCTGCGCAGCACGGCGCGCTGCTCCAATCGTGCAGCGCGCTCCATCTGGCGACCGCTCCCGAAGGCGAGCGGGCCTTACAGCAACTCGCCGAAGCTGCGCCGGACGCCGGCCTCGAGTGGACGACCCAGCGCGACCTGTTGCCCCCCGGCTTCGCAGGCGGCCTGTTGGTGCACGATAGCGCGCTGGTGGACCTTGACCGGCTGCTCGTCCGCCTGTTGCGCCATCCCAACATCGCGATTCGCCAACACGCCGAGGTGCTCCGGCTGGAGCGCAGCGACCGGGCGACCTATGCGCTGTGCAAAGACCTCACGATCAAGGCGCACTGCGTCGTATTGGCGACGAACGTCTACGTCGGCTTGCTCTCGCCCTACCTGGCCGATTCGGTGCGCGGCGCGCGCGGGGCGATCTGGTCCTCGCAGCCGCTGCGCGACGCCGGCGCGCTCGGCCATCCCTACACCGGCATGCCGCTGCTCTTCGACGATGCGCAGTGGGCGCTGATGCCGGGCAAAGACGGCGAGTTGCACGGCGCAGCGTGGCTCTGGCGCGAACGCGACGCCGACAACGACCCTTCCGAAGTGTTGCGCCGCTT is part of the Candidatus Roseilinea sp. genome and harbors:
- a CDS encoding peptidase S41 codes for the protein MSRIEKGLVIAAFFMWSAMMVGAGYVGRMLLAPVELRIERVDHYGGNPHALLDEAWGYVRDHFVGVVPGDTVREYGAVRGALATLNDPYTTFVEPQARALERDHMRGSFGGIGVSFTRNERGEIVLSPMPDGPAAKAGVREGDILVGIDGTPLPSPADLEDVARIRGQVGAPVTIEVLRGPQRERLTFTIIRQTIEVNSVEWRPITTTVRGAPATIGYMHIRNFTERTGEEAKRALSALSAADSQAYLIDLRNNGGGSLAAAVEAASEFLHDGIVAIEQRRNQPEIVHRVRKGHAKPTKGKPIAVLVNGNTASAAEIFAAAIQDHRRGVLIGEKTFGKGSVQLIFDLSDGSAVRVTAAKWLTPERRALDGAGLTPDIEVVGPEDAQLERAIHVLSEAIGNARR
- a CDS encoding peptidase S41; protein product: MDRSDSASSSLVKNIALGLLGMFIGALIFILGMTAGVVLSRPGGLLFTGASPFPPNVAASAGDSDAAAGQQELNFALINEVINRLRTQWYGEMPSSAQLTDGAIKGLVNALGDEFTQYVEPRFAKLMNEDITGTFEGIGATLKQTPSGGVQIVRTFPGMPADRGGVLPGDIIEAVDGVSTQGLNSTEVAAMVRGPRGTTVTLTLRRANRSRPFQVTLVRERIEIPLVSSRMVGDGAIGYISLFDFSQPASKQLEKHLKAILEKQPRALIFDLRDNPGGLLSQAREVGDIFLKRGTFIIERDYRGNKKVTSTTDRGIAQDIPMVVLVNGGSASAAEIVAGALQDRGRATLIGERTFGKGSVQSPQTLSNGGQLRITIERWYTPNDRAIHGVGITPDYVVSNTPEDVRDGKDPQLEAAIEFLTTGKTPAPTPIPTVAPTPLP
- a CDS encoding peroxiredoxin: MLKVGDPVPEFELMSQNGPVKSSDLLGRRYVLYFYPADDTPGCTKEACGFRDNLPKFESLGVLVYGVSPQDVSSKQKFAAKHALNFPLLADTDHKVAEAFGAWGEKSMYGKKYMGVLRTTFVIGADGKVEHVWEKVKPEGHAEEVYRWLNPKAEAAAAPRPTKKAAPAQKKTGAKK
- a CDS encoding oxidase translates to MDDFTPDVLVIGAGLTGAMIAAQLAERNARVGVVDARRVGQGATRRALGLATLSPHMAHIQETKHGLQRLKRLAAQHGALLQSCSALHLATAPEGERALQQLAEAAPDAGLEWTTQRDLLPPGFAGGLLVHDSALVDLDRLLVRLLRHPNIAIRQHAEVLRLERSDRATYALCKDLTIKAHCVVLATNVYVGLLSPYLADSVRGARGAIWSSQPLRDAGALGHPYTGMPLLFDDAQWALMPGKDGELHGAAWLWRERDADNDPSEVLRRFLRRFDLGKPEQTRRWITGVTTTTDDGAPRVGRLDVEGNLLYALGLGAYGLAWAPVVAERTAALAFAG